A stretch of Thermococcus bergensis DNA encodes these proteins:
- a CDS encoding ubiquitin-like small modifier protein 1, giving the protein MVKVKVFATLRNIVGKNELEVQADTVGELLEKLYSEYPEMKKELEKGVIILVNGKNIEHLEKLDTKLKDGDVVSIFPPVGGG; this is encoded by the coding sequence ATGGTCAAGGTAAAGGTTTTTGCTACACTCAGGAACATTGTTGGAAAGAACGAGCTCGAAGTTCAAGCCGATACTGTAGGAGAGCTTTTGGAAAAGCTCTACAGCGAATATCCCGAAATGAAAAAAGAGCTCGAAAAGGGGGTTATTATCTTGGTTAATGGAAAGAACATTGAACATCTTGAGAAGCTTGATACCAAACTCAAGGACGGGGATGTGGTGAGCATATTCCCACCAGTGGGAGGCGGTTAA
- the hypA gene encoding hydrogenase nickel incorporation protein HypA, whose translation MHEWALADGIVRTAIEFARQHGKEKVLGMRIILGELQDVNPEVLEFAINEIKKGTIAEDAEVEFVIEEAEFRCRNCGNEWKLKEVKDGFDERIREDIHFIPEVVHAFLACPKCGSRDFEVTKGRGVYLAAIKVEGDEE comes from the coding sequence ATGCACGAATGGGCACTCGCTGATGGGATAGTTAGAACTGCAATTGAATTCGCGAGGCAGCACGGAAAAGAAAAAGTACTGGGCATGAGGATCATCCTTGGAGAACTGCAGGATGTCAATCCGGAAGTACTCGAGTTTGCCATCAACGAAATAAAGAAGGGAACCATTGCAGAGGACGCAGAGGTTGAGTTCGTTATTGAGGAGGCAGAATTCAGGTGCAGAAACTGCGGAAACGAATGGAAGCTTAAAGAAGTCAAGGACGGCTTTGACGAGAGAATAAGGGAAGACATTCATTTCATTCCTGAAGTAGTCCATGCTTTCCTCGCCTGCCCGAAATGCGGTAGCAGGGACTTCGAGGTCACAAAAGGCAGGGGAGTTTACCTCGCGGCAATAAAGGTAGAGGGTGATGAGGAGTGA
- a CDS encoding Mrp/NBP35 family ATP-binding protein — protein sequence MIDPRIKAVEARLENVKRIIPVVSGKGGVGKSMVSTTLALVLAKKGYKVGLLDLDFHGASDHVILGFEPKEFPEEDKGVVPPEVHGIKFMSIVYYSEDKPTPLRGMEISDALIELLAITRWDELDFLIIDMPPGMGDQFLDVLRFLKRGEFLVVATPSKLAVNVVMKLLELLKEQNLKVIGIVENMKLDEEKEIENLAKEFGVPYLAGVPLYRDLDEKIGNVEELLKTEFARKIEEVADSL from the coding sequence GTGATCGACCCAAGGATAAAAGCCGTTGAGGCAAGGCTTGAGAACGTAAAGAGAATCATTCCCGTAGTGAGCGGCAAGGGAGGCGTGGGAAAATCAATGGTTTCCACAACTCTAGCATTAGTCCTTGCAAAGAAAGGGTATAAAGTTGGCCTTCTTGACCTTGACTTCCACGGGGCAAGTGACCACGTAATTCTCGGCTTTGAGCCCAAGGAGTTTCCGGAGGAAGACAAGGGTGTTGTTCCTCCAGAAGTGCACGGAATCAAGTTCATGAGCATAGTGTATTACTCTGAGGATAAGCCGACCCCGCTGAGAGGAATGGAGATAAGCGATGCCCTGATAGAGCTCTTGGCCATAACAAGATGGGATGAGCTTGATTTCCTCATAATTGACATGCCTCCGGGAATGGGAGACCAGTTCCTGGATGTGCTCAGGTTCCTCAAGAGGGGTGAGTTCCTAGTTGTTGCAACTCCTTCGAAGCTTGCTGTCAACGTTGTTATGAAGCTTCTTGAGCTTCTGAAGGAACAGAACCTGAAGGTAATCGGCATAGTGGAGAACATGAAGCTCGATGAAGAAAAGGAGATCGAAAACCTCGCCAAAGAGTTCGGTGTGCCCTACCTTGCCGGCGTCCCGCTCTACAGAGACCTCGATGAAAAGATAGGCAACGTGGAAGAGCTGTTGAAGACAGAATTTGCCAGGAAGATCGAAGAAGTTGCAGATTCCCTTTAA
- a CDS encoding alanine racemase — MVSILDLPTPAVLVDLEKLEKNIKNVADQARKNNKKLWPMIKTHKSTYIARLQKDHGSDGFLCGTIDEAEVLAESGLAKALMLAYPVADEVNLKRVVRIAESGTRVILRIDNKENAKFLDEQLKKYGISLDYVVKVDVGLHRFGVSPEKVVDFVKSLERYKNLNFAGVATHPGHVYGSSNPKEVENIAKDVARKIEGVVNSLRSAGFEPEIVGTGSTPTLRFDVEEPIYTHLFPGNYIYYDRLQAMVFGSATLEDCALTVLATVLSIPQHSGGKIAIINAGSKYLGLDKGAHGIEVVKGFGHIVEHPNAVIFGLSEEVGEVDISNEPDVKVGSRINIIPNHSCITNNATSYLVGHKNGKVKRIIKVDMRNGARIVEVIANVMAD; from the coding sequence ATGGTGTCTATACTCGACCTGCCAACACCCGCCGTTCTTGTGGATTTAGAAAAGCTGGAGAAAAATATTAAAAACGTTGCAGATCAGGCCCGCAAAAACAACAAGAAACTTTGGCCAATGATAAAAACCCACAAGTCCACGTACATTGCAAGGCTTCAAAAAGATCATGGATCCGACGGGTTCTTGTGTGGGACAATAGATGAGGCGGAGGTTCTTGCAGAGAGCGGGCTGGCTAAGGCTTTAATGCTCGCATATCCCGTAGCTGATGAAGTAAACCTTAAACGCGTTGTGAGGATTGCTGAGAGTGGCACTCGCGTTATACTTAGGATTGACAATAAGGAAAATGCAAAGTTTTTAGATGAACAACTCAAAAAATACGGTATCAGCTTGGACTACGTTGTCAAGGTTGATGTTGGATTGCATAGATTCGGAGTAAGCCCGGAGAAAGTTGTAGACTTCGTGAAGTCTCTGGAGAGATATAAGAACTTAAACTTCGCAGGAGTAGCAACACACCCCGGACACGTTTATGGCTCCAGCAACCCCAAGGAAGTGGAAAACATTGCGAAGGATGTTGCAAGAAAAATCGAAGGTGTGGTTAACTCTTTAAGGAGTGCTGGATTCGAGCCTGAAATTGTTGGTACCGGTTCCACTCCAACGTTGAGGTTTGACGTGGAAGAACCTATATACACGCACTTATTCCCCGGCAACTATATTTACTACGATAGATTACAGGCAATGGTGTTCGGTTCTGCAACATTAGAAGACTGTGCCCTAACGGTCTTGGCTACAGTACTTTCAATACCACAGCACTCTGGAGGAAAGATTGCAATAATAAATGCCGGTAGCAAGTACCTTGGGTTGGACAAAGGCGCTCATGGAATTGAAGTCGTTAAGGGATTTGGCCACATAGTTGAGCATCCTAACGCCGTAATCTTCGGCTTATCTGAGGAAGTCGGTGAAGTAGACATAAGTAATGAACCCGATGTGAAGGTCGGGAGCAGGATAAACATCATACCAAACCACTCATGTATAACAAACAACGCTACCAGTTACCTTGTTGGACACAAAAACGGAAAAGTTAAGAGGATTATCAAGGTTGATATGAGGAATGGGGCGAGAATCGTGGAAGTAATTGCAAATGTAATGGCCGATTGA
- a CDS encoding aldehyde ferredoxin oxidoreductase family protein: MFGYIGKILRVNLTTGEIKTEELKEEDAKNFIGGRGLATKILLEEIDPKIDPFSPENKLIFATGPLTGTTAPTGGRYMVVTKSPLTGFIASSNSGGFFGPELKAAGYDFLIIEGKADHPVYISIKDDDVEIKDASHLWGKRVSETTDKLLEEFGDKKARVACIGPAGEKLVRFASIMNDKHRAAGRSGVGAVMGSKNLKAVVVRGTKKVEVADKEKFMSVVKEKIKKIKENPTTGGGLPNYGTAVLVNIINENGLCPTNNFQTGVFPYAYEQSGEALAAKYLVRNQACFACPIGCGRVTYHPAVGVTEGPEYESIWAFGADCGINDLASIVIANHLCDELGLDTISTGTTIAAAMELYEKGIIKQEELGDAPPLRFGNTETLHYYIEKIAKREGFGDKLAEGSYRLAESYGHPEYSMSVKKQELPAYDPRGAEGHGINYATSNRGGCHVRGYMISPEILGVPVKLDPHDVSEEKAKWVKIFQDLTAVIDSAGLCLFTSFALGAEDYADLLNAATGFDFTADEWLKAGERVWNIERIFNLKAGLIPEKDDTLPKRFLEEPMPEGPNKGHVVRLHELLPKYYKARGWDEKGYPTEEKLKELGLDKYY, encoded by the coding sequence CTAATCTTCGCCACGGGCCCCTTGACCGGGACAACCGCCCCAACCGGCGGTAGGTACATGGTGGTTACAAAGTCTCCACTAACTGGTTTTATAGCCTCAAGTAATTCTGGTGGCTTCTTTGGGCCAGAACTTAAAGCTGCTGGTTATGACTTCTTGATTATTGAAGGAAAGGCAGACCATCCAGTTTACATTAGCATAAAGGACGATGACGTGGAAATTAAAGACGCTTCCCACCTTTGGGGCAAGAGAGTTAGCGAAACAACTGACAAGCTCCTTGAAGAGTTCGGAGACAAGAAAGCGAGGGTTGCATGTATAGGCCCAGCTGGAGAGAAACTGGTAAGGTTTGCCAGCATAATGAACGATAAACACAGGGCTGCTGGTAGGAGTGGCGTTGGTGCTGTGATGGGAAGCAAGAACTTGAAGGCTGTTGTCGTTAGAGGAACAAAGAAAGTAGAAGTAGCGGACAAAGAAAAGTTCATGAGCGTCGTTAAGGAGAAAATAAAGAAGATAAAGGAGAACCCAACTACCGGTGGAGGGCTTCCAAACTATGGTACGGCCGTCTTGGTGAACATAATAAACGAAAACGGTCTTTGTCCAACAAACAACTTCCAGACGGGAGTGTTCCCATATGCATATGAGCAAAGCGGTGAAGCCTTAGCCGCTAAATACCTAGTAAGAAACCAGGCCTGCTTTGCATGTCCAATTGGGTGTGGAAGAGTCACATATCACCCTGCGGTAGGGGTTACGGAAGGCCCTGAATACGAGAGCATATGGGCTTTTGGAGCCGACTGTGGCATAAACGACCTGGCAAGCATAGTTATAGCGAACCACCTCTGTGATGAGCTGGGCCTTGACACTATTTCAACGGGAACAACAATTGCGGCGGCAATGGAGCTTTATGAGAAGGGCATTATAAAGCAGGAAGAGCTTGGAGATGCACCTCCACTGAGGTTTGGCAACACTGAGACCCTTCATTACTACATTGAGAAAATTGCAAAGAGGGAAGGCTTTGGTGACAAACTGGCTGAAGGAAGCTACCGCTTGGCTGAAAGTTATGGGCATCCAGAGTACTCAATGAGCGTTAAGAAGCAGGAGCTTCCAGCTTACGACCCGAGAGGTGCAGAAGGACATGGAATTAACTATGCAACCTCCAACAGAGGTGGATGTCACGTTAGGGGTTATATGATCAGCCCAGAAATCCTTGGTGTGCCCGTGAAGCTCGATCCACACGACGTAAGTGAAGAGAAAGCCAAGTGGGTTAAGATATTCCAAGACCTCACTGCAGTGATCGACTCTGCTGGGCTGTGTCTCTTCACGAGCTTCGCCCTAGGTGCGGAAGACTATGCAGACCTGCTCAATGCTGCCACCGGCTTTGACTTCACGGCTGATGAGTGGCTCAAGGCAGGAGAGAGAGTATGGAACATCGAGAGAATCTTCAACCTTAAAGCCGGCTTAATCCCAGAAAAAGACGATACCCTACCCAAGAGGTTCTTAGAAGAGCCGATGCCAGAAGGACCGAACAAAGGACACGTAGTGAGACTCCACGAGCTCCTTCCAAAATACTACAAGGCCAGAGGCTGGGACGAGAAGGGATACCCAACCGAGGAGAAGCTCAAGGAGCTTGGTCTGGATAAGTATTATTAA
- a CDS encoding tungsten cofactor oxidoreductase radical SAM maturase gives MHEFHWDNAKILLPKAPDMKYLYIEITNRCNLRCEMCFKQYWEDEEGDMDYDLFLKILDDAKEFPDLKMIYFGGIGEPLVHPRFMDMVREVKKRGYAVGISTNGFLLTDELIKELVKLRVDLIYISLDAIPTQPTRLGHIMPSVTVERLKKFAEMKKRENTEIPHVGVEVVLTKENYIQMAELVRYLSRFNVDALLFSNLMPITAEHAEMVIYDGSVDIDKALSKLYLQTYRGFPVKIAEFKLRTERHCDFVENNVAVVRWDGEVVPCYRFLHTYPEYIFGRQKRVEPYSFGNVKEKSLKEIWTSREYTWFRFSVRNSLYPSCTDCPVVDACDYAKGSKMDCWGNMPSCGDCLWARRIVLCPVPREEHGKFW, from the coding sequence ATGCACGAATTTCATTGGGACAATGCAAAAATTCTCCTCCCCAAAGCCCCGGATATGAAGTACCTCTACATTGAAATAACAAACCGCTGTAATCTAAGATGTGAGATGTGTTTTAAGCAGTATTGGGAAGATGAAGAGGGGGATATGGATTATGACCTATTCTTAAAAATTCTGGATGATGCAAAGGAGTTTCCTGACTTAAAGATGATCTATTTTGGGGGTATTGGCGAGCCTCTTGTGCATCCCCGTTTTATGGATATGGTGAGGGAGGTAAAAAAGAGAGGATATGCGGTGGGTATTTCAACAAACGGCTTTCTTCTTACGGATGAGCTGATTAAGGAGCTCGTGAAGCTCAGGGTCGATTTGATTTACATTTCACTTGACGCAATCCCCACGCAACCAACAAGATTGGGGCATATAATGCCCAGCGTTACAGTTGAACGGCTCAAAAAGTTCGCGGAGATGAAGAAACGGGAAAACACAGAAATTCCGCACGTTGGAGTTGAAGTGGTTTTGACAAAAGAGAACTACATCCAGATGGCCGAGCTGGTGAGGTATCTCTCCAGGTTTAACGTAGATGCCCTGCTTTTCTCAAACTTAATGCCAATTACAGCGGAGCATGCGGAGATGGTAATTTATGACGGAAGCGTTGACATAGACAAGGCGCTTTCCAAGCTTTATCTACAAACATACCGCGGATTTCCAGTTAAAATTGCGGAATTTAAGCTCAGGACTGAAAGACACTGTGACTTTGTCGAAAACAATGTCGCCGTGGTTAGGTGGGACGGAGAAGTTGTGCCGTGTTATCGCTTCCTTCACACATATCCAGAGTACATTTTTGGAAGGCAGAAAAGAGTGGAACCTTACTCCTTTGGCAATGTAAAAGAAAAATCCCTGAAAGAGATATGGACAAGCAGGGAATACACGTGGTTTAGGTTTAGTGTTAGAAACTCTCTCTATCCTTCCTGCACGGATTGTCCCGTTGTCGATGCGTGTGACTATGCCAAGGGCTCAAAAATGGACTGCTGGGGAAACATGCCAAGCTGCGGGGACTGTTTGTGGGCGAGAAGAATAGTTCTCTGCCCAGTTCCAAGAGAAGAACATGGAAAGTTCTGGTGA